In the Microtus pennsylvanicus isolate mMicPen1 chromosome 6, mMicPen1.hap1, whole genome shotgun sequence genome, one interval contains:
- the Hmgcs1 gene encoding hydroxymethylglutaryl-CoA synthase, cytoplasmic, which yields MPGSLPLNAEACWPKDVGIVALEIYFPSQYVDQVELEKYDGVDAGKYTIGLGQARMGFCTDREDINSLCLTVVQNLMERNSLSYDCIGRLEVGTETIIDKSKSVKSNLMQLFEESGNTDIEGIDTTNACYGGTAAVFNAVNWIESSSWDGRYALVVAGDIAIYATGNARPTGGVGAVALLIGPNAPLIFERGLRGTHMQHAYDFYKPDMLSEYPVVDGKLSIQCYLSALDRCYSVYRKKIRAQWQKEGNDKDFTLNDFGFMIFHSPYCKLVQKSLARMFLNDFLNDQNRDKNSIYSGLEAFGDVKLEDTYFDRDVEKAFMKASSDLFNQKTKASLLVSNQNGNMYTSSVYGSLASVLAQYSPQQLAGKRIGVFSYGSGLAATLYSLKVTQDATPGSALDKITASLCDLKSRLDSRTCVAPDVFAENMKLREDTHHLANYIPQCSIDSLFEGTWYLVRVDEKHRRTYARRPSTNGHNLEEGVGLVHSNTATEHIPSPAKKVPRLPTTAAEAESAVISNGEH from the exons ATGCCTGGGTCACTTCCATTGAATGCAGAAGCTTGCTGGCCAAAAGACGTTGGAATTGTTGCCCTTGAGATCTACTTTCCTTCTCAATATGTTGATCAAGTTGAGTTGGAAAAATACGATGGTGTAGATGCTGGAAAGTATACCATCGGCCTAGGTCAGGCCAGGATGGGCTTCTGCACTGATCGAGAAGACATCAACTCTCTTTGCCTGACTGTGGTTCAGAATCTGATGGAGAGAAATAGCCTGTCCTATGATTGCATTGGGCGTCTAGAAGTCGGAACAGAGACAATCATCGACAAATCAAAATCAGTGAAGTCGAATTTGATGCAGCTGTTTGAGGAGTCTGGGAATACAGATATAGAAGGAATAGATACAACTAATGCCTGCTACGGAGGCACAGCTGCGGTCTTCAACGCTGTGAACTGGATCGAATCCAGCTCTTGGGATG GACGGTATGCTCTGGTAGTTGCAGGAGATATTGCTATCTATGCCACAGGAAATGCCAGACCTACAGGTGGCGTCGGAGCTGTGGCTCTGCTAATTGGGCCAAATGCTCCTTTAATTTTTGAACGAG GGCTCCGTGGGACACACATGCAGCATGCCTATGACTTCTACAAGCCTGACATGCTGTCCGAATACCCGGTCGTAGATGGGAAGCTCTCCATACAGTGCTACCTCAGTGCACTGGACCGCTGCTACTCTGTCTACCGCAAGAAGATCCGTGCCCAGTGGCAGAAAG AGGGAAACGATAAAGATTTCACCCTGAATGATTTTGGCTTCATGATCTTTCACTCGCCATATTGTAAACTGGTGCAGAAATCTCTAGCTCGGATGTTCCTGAATGACTTTCTTAATGATCAGAACAGAGATAAAAACAGTATTTACAGTGGCCTGGAAGCCTTTGG GGATGTTAAGTTGGAAGATACATACTTTGACAGAGATGTGGAGAAGGCATTTATGAAGGCTAGTTCTGATCTGTTTAACCAGAAAACAAAGGCGTCTCTGCTCGTATCAAATCAGAATGGGAATATGTACACGTCTTCTGTGTATGGGTCCCTCGCTTCTGTTCTGGCACA GTACTCGCCTCAGCAGTTGGCAGGGAAGAGGATCGGAGTGTTCTCTTATGGGTCTGGCTTGGCTGCCACTTTGTACTCCCTTAAAGTCACGCAAGATGCCACCCCAG GATCCGCTCTTGACAAAATAACAGCAAGTTTATGTGATCTAAAATCAAGGCTTGACTCGAGAACTTGTGTGGCGCCGGATGTCTTTGCTGAAAACATGAAGCTGAGGGAGGACACACACCACTTAG CCAACTATATTCCCCAGTGTTCAATAGATTCACTCTTTGAAGGAACGTGGTACCTAGTTAGAGTGGATGAAAAGCACAGAAGAACTTACGCTCGGCGCCCCTCCACCAATGGCCACAATTTGGAGGAAGGAGTGGGACTTGTACATTCAAACACAGCAACAGAG caTATTCCAAGCCCTGCTAAGAAAGTGCCAAGACTCCCTACCACAGCAGCAGAGGCGGAATCAGCTGTCATCAGCAACGGGGAGCACTAA